The following are from one region of the Actinoplanes sp. L3-i22 genome:
- a CDS encoding response regulator transcription factor, whose translation MIRVLLVDDQQLIRAGLRMLLDAEAGMEVVGEAGDGRTAVTLAAQLVPDVVVMDIRMPGVDGITATSRIMSERPATRVLILTTFGDDDHLYPALQSGACGFLLKDAPPTELLNGIRQAAAGESPFSQDVLRRLVRRAVDARPESPAPVDGLTAREREVLDLVAEGLTNTEIAERLHIGITTVKTHITALMTKTNSPNRVRLALAAHRS comes from the coding sequence GTGATCCGGGTGCTCCTGGTCGACGACCAGCAACTGATCCGGGCCGGCCTGCGCATGCTGCTGGACGCCGAGGCCGGCATGGAGGTGGTCGGCGAGGCCGGCGACGGCCGGACCGCGGTCACCCTGGCCGCGCAGCTGGTCCCGGACGTCGTCGTGATGGACATCCGGATGCCCGGCGTCGACGGGATCACCGCCACCAGCCGGATCATGTCCGAGCGCCCGGCCACCCGGGTCCTGATCCTCACCACGTTCGGCGACGACGACCACCTCTACCCGGCGCTGCAGTCCGGCGCCTGCGGGTTCCTGCTCAAGGACGCCCCACCCACCGAGCTGCTCAACGGCATCCGGCAGGCCGCGGCGGGGGAGAGCCCGTTCAGCCAGGACGTCCTGCGCCGGCTCGTGCGCCGCGCGGTCGACGCCCGCCCGGAGAGCCCGGCCCCGGTGGACGGCCTGACCGCCCGGGAACGGGAGGTCCTCGACCTGGTCGCCGAGGGCCTGACCAACACCGAGATCGCCGAGCGGCTGCACATCGGGATCACCACGGTGAAGACACACATCACGGCGCTGATGACCAAGACCAACAGCCCCAATCGCGTACGGCTGGCACTCGCGGCCCACCGTTCCTGA
- a CDS encoding sensor histidine kinase has translation MAKFLDARDTLTRMVLLDCSGLGYLLVINHTGPSPTPLQWLLAGLAFASALFLHRRPPVNLIIQTALFAVAMLRLDDATINQVGTAWAVGELALWAPRTGYLVAGISLVAAAYVVCDLPQQTGQIMPSLAGLAINLGLPTLLGLVVRTTQELGKRAEQQAVSEQRAARADERGAIARELHDVVAHHVASMVLRVGVARHVMPDADPRVAEVFDDVHRTGTAALADLRRLVAVLRDPDRVRGDAALTAIDPTALPAAMDGAVETARRAGVIVEAEIDPAITTLDAVRGLALLRLTQEALTNVAKHAGPEARASLRAVMDDADLCWSVRDDGGLRASAPGAPPPGGGHGLTGMRERVAVLGGSLTAGPDGAGWRVATVLPASAVAGSTAADPATAPAAADATVADAVAADAVVVREDR, from the coding sequence ATGGCCAAGTTCCTCGATGCGCGGGACACGCTCACGCGCATGGTGCTGCTCGACTGCAGCGGACTCGGCTACCTGCTCGTCATCAATCACACCGGACCTTCGCCGACCCCGCTGCAGTGGCTGCTGGCGGGGTTGGCGTTCGCGTCCGCCCTGTTCCTGCACCGCCGCCCGCCGGTCAACCTGATCATCCAGACCGCGCTGTTCGCGGTCGCGATGCTCCGGCTCGACGACGCGACGATCAACCAGGTGGGCACCGCGTGGGCGGTCGGCGAGCTGGCCCTCTGGGCGCCCCGGACCGGCTACCTGGTCGCCGGGATCAGCCTGGTCGCGGCCGCCTACGTGGTGTGCGACCTGCCGCAGCAGACCGGCCAGATCATGCCCTCACTGGCCGGCCTGGCGATCAATCTCGGACTCCCGACCCTGCTCGGCCTGGTCGTGCGGACCACCCAGGAACTCGGCAAGCGCGCCGAGCAGCAGGCCGTCTCCGAGCAGCGGGCGGCCCGCGCCGACGAGCGCGGCGCGATCGCCCGCGAGCTCCACGACGTGGTCGCGCACCACGTCGCCTCGATGGTGCTGCGGGTCGGTGTCGCGCGGCACGTCATGCCGGACGCCGATCCGCGGGTCGCGGAGGTCTTCGACGACGTGCACCGCACCGGGACCGCCGCGCTGGCCGACCTCCGCCGATTGGTCGCGGTTCTTCGAGACCCCGATCGCGTACGGGGGGATGCCGCGCTCACCGCCATCGACCCCACGGCGCTGCCGGCCGCGATGGACGGCGCGGTCGAGACGGCCCGCCGCGCCGGAGTGATCGTGGAGGCCGAGATCGACCCGGCGATCACCACCCTGGACGCGGTCCGGGGGCTGGCGCTGCTCCGGCTGACCCAGGAGGCGCTGACGAACGTGGCCAAGCACGCCGGCCCGGAGGCCCGCGCCTCGCTGCGGGCCGTGATGGACGACGCCGACCTGTGCTGGTCGGTGCGGGACGACGGCGGGCTGCGCGCGTCCGCGCCCGGGGCGCCGCCGCCGGGTGGCGGGCACGGGCTGACCGGGATGCGGGAACGGGTCGCGGTGCTCGGCGGGTCGCTCACCGCCGGTCCGGACGGTGCGGGCTGGCGGGTCGCCACCGTGCTGCCCGCCTCCGCGGTCGCCGGGTCCACTGCCGCGGATCCCGCGACTGCTCCGGCCGCCGCCGATGCTACCGTCGCCGATGCTGTCGCCGCCGATGCTGTCGTTGTCCGGGAGGACAGGTGA
- a CDS encoding ABA4-like family protein: MTGFLFELTFLLAAPFWALMILLPGWSWTRRIIASPLIALPVVLIYAALVIPAFGEVLPAVTNPTLGGVRDLLGTADGAAAGWAHMIAFDLFVGRWAWLDARERGIPHLVVAPILVLTILLGPLGLAAYLAARTRWPLPAPTAPELGALR, translated from the coding sequence ATGACCGGGTTCCTGTTCGAGCTGACCTTCCTGCTGGCCGCGCCGTTCTGGGCGCTGATGATCCTGCTCCCCGGCTGGTCCTGGACCCGGCGGATCATCGCCTCGCCGCTGATCGCGCTCCCGGTCGTGCTGATCTACGCGGCGTTGGTGATCCCGGCCTTCGGCGAGGTGCTGCCGGCGGTCACCAACCCGACCCTGGGCGGCGTCCGGGACCTGCTCGGCACCGCGGACGGCGCGGCGGCCGGCTGGGCCCACATGATCGCGTTCGACCTGTTCGTCGGCCGCTGGGCCTGGCTGGACGCCCGGGAACGCGGCATCCCGCACCTGGTCGTCGCCCCGATCCTGGTGCTCACCATCCTGCTCGGGCCGCTCGGCCTGGCCGCCTACCTCGCCGCCCGCACCCGCTGGCCGCTGCCGGCGCCGACCGCTCCGGAGCTGGGGGCTCTACGCTGA
- a CDS encoding NTP transferase domain-containing protein, whose product MITAGLVLAAGAGRRYGMPKALVPYRNRLLVRSAAATLSEAGCERTLVVLGARADEVRQAAPDLPETVLNPDWATGMGSSLRTGLTTLSSDDSLTSVVVLLVDMPGVTAEAVRRITAHAAPDALVMGGYQGRRGHPVLLGREHWAGVAASATGDRGARDYLRAHEVLVVEVGDVADDRDLDHPGDLDA is encoded by the coding sequence ATGATCACGGCCGGTCTTGTCCTGGCGGCCGGGGCGGGACGTCGGTACGGCATGCCGAAGGCGCTCGTTCCGTACCGTAATCGGCTTTTGGTGCGGAGCGCGGCCGCGACCCTGAGCGAAGCCGGTTGCGAGCGGACCTTGGTGGTTCTCGGCGCTCGCGCCGACGAGGTCCGGCAAGCGGCGCCGGACCTGCCGGAAACCGTGCTCAACCCGGACTGGGCGACCGGGATGGGCTCCTCGCTGCGCACCGGGCTGACCACGCTGAGCAGCGACGACTCGCTGACCTCGGTCGTCGTGCTGCTGGTCGACATGCCCGGCGTGACGGCCGAGGCGGTCCGCCGGATCACCGCGCACGCCGCCCCGGACGCCCTCGTGATGGGCGGCTATCAGGGGCGGCGCGGGCATCCGGTGCTGCTCGGGCGGGAGCACTGGGCGGGCGTCGCCGCGAGCGCGACGGGCGATCGGGGCGCGCGGGACTATCTGCGCGCGCACGAGGTGCTGGTGGTCGAGGTCGGTGACGTGGCCGACGACCGGGACCTGGACCACCCGGGGGATCTCGATGCGTGA
- a CDS encoding XdhC family protein yields the protein MTWPTTGTWTTRGISMRDVLGDLLRWWSAGEPAGLAIVTATWSSAPRQVGAAMAVGPDGVAVGSVSGGCVEAAVYDLCLEVAETGEARTASFGVADDLALGVGLPCGGTIDLAIGRVDHTTFPDLPDLTSAVEAERPVALLVEQTGYSILKTDFYVRSEPADNRTVIPFFPPPRMLVFGATDHAAAVARIGGFLGYRVTVCDARPIFATPRRFPGADQVVVDWPHRYLAAEAAAGRIDSRTVLCVLTHDPKFDVPTLELALRLDVGYVGAMGSRRTHHDRLARLREAGLAEPELARLCSPIGLDLGARSPEETAVSIAAEIIALRHSGTAERLSTLSGPVHKKL from the coding sequence GTGACGTGGCCGACGACCGGGACCTGGACCACCCGGGGGATCTCGATGCGTGACGTGCTCGGCGACCTGTTGCGCTGGTGGTCGGCGGGCGAGCCGGCCGGGCTGGCGATCGTGACCGCGACCTGGTCGAGCGCGCCCCGGCAGGTGGGCGCGGCGATGGCGGTCGGGCCGGACGGGGTGGCGGTGGGCAGCGTGTCCGGCGGGTGCGTGGAGGCCGCCGTCTACGACCTGTGCCTGGAGGTGGCCGAGACCGGCGAGGCGCGGACCGCCAGTTTCGGGGTGGCCGACGATCTCGCGCTCGGCGTCGGGCTGCCCTGCGGCGGGACGATCGACCTGGCGATCGGCCGGGTCGACCACACCACATTTCCGGATTTGCCGGATTTGACCTCGGCGGTCGAGGCCGAGCGGCCGGTCGCCCTGCTGGTGGAGCAAACCGGATATTCCATTCTTAAAACCGATTTTTACGTACGCTCGGAGCCCGCCGACAACCGCACGGTGATCCCCTTCTTCCCGCCGCCCCGGATGCTGGTCTTCGGCGCCACCGACCACGCCGCCGCGGTCGCCCGGATCGGCGGCTTCCTCGGCTACCGGGTGACCGTGTGTGACGCCCGGCCGATCTTCGCCACCCCCCGCCGCTTCCCCGGCGCGGACCAGGTGGTGGTCGACTGGCCGCACCGCTACCTGGCCGCCGAGGCCGCGGCCGGCCGGATCGACAGCCGCACGGTCCTCTGCGTCCTCACCCACGACCCGAAGTTCGACGTGCCCACCCTGGAGCTGGCGCTCCGGCTGGACGTCGGCTACGTCGGCGCGATGGGCTCCCGGCGCACCCACCACGACCGGCTGGCCCGGCTGCGCGAGGCCGGCCTGGCCGAGCCGGAGCTGGCCCGGCTGTGCTCGCCGATCGGGCTGGACCTGGGCGCGCGCAGCCCGGAGGAGACCGCGGTGAGCATCGCCGCGGAGATCATCGCGCTGCGGCACAGCGGGACCGCCGAACGGCTCTCCACACTCTCCGGGCCGGTCCACAAAAAACTCTGA
- a CDS encoding pectate lyase has protein sequence MFKNLRKRWRAGLVAITAVGLGLGAVVYTQGASAATWPTATGTTKLTATKAVSGTFDGALKRFVGSGALGTDSQDEDQDPLFELADGAVLKNVILGDPAADGVHCLGSCTLTNVWWDNVGEDAATFKGGTSAVYTVNGGGAKGADDKVFQHNGGGTLTIKNFAVDDFGKLYRSCGNCKTQYKRKVVIDNVTATYPGLSLVGINSNYGDTATLSNITIVNDTKKKLAVCITFKGNNTGAEPTKLTTFTGATGGDGVNCKFTTANVTYK, from the coding sequence GTGTTCAAGAATCTGCGGAAGCGCTGGCGTGCCGGTCTCGTGGCGATCACCGCGGTCGGGCTGGGTCTCGGCGCGGTCGTCTACACCCAGGGCGCCTCGGCGGCGACCTGGCCGACCGCCACCGGAACCACCAAGCTGACCGCGACCAAGGCGGTCTCCGGCACCTTCGACGGCGCCCTCAAGCGGTTCGTCGGCAGCGGCGCGCTCGGCACCGACTCGCAGGACGAGGACCAGGACCCGCTGTTCGAGCTGGCCGACGGCGCCGTGCTGAAGAACGTGATCCTCGGTGACCCGGCCGCCGACGGGGTGCATTGCCTCGGCTCCTGCACGCTGACCAACGTCTGGTGGGACAACGTCGGCGAGGACGCGGCCACCTTCAAGGGCGGCACCTCGGCGGTCTACACGGTGAACGGCGGCGGGGCCAAAGGCGCCGACGACAAGGTGTTCCAGCACAACGGCGGCGGCACGCTGACGATCAAGAACTTCGCGGTCGACGACTTCGGCAAGCTGTACCGCTCGTGCGGCAACTGCAAGACCCAGTACAAGCGCAAGGTCGTGATCGACAACGTGACCGCGACGTACCCGGGGCTGTCGCTGGTCGGCATCAACTCGAACTACGGCGACACCGCGACGCTGTCCAACATCACGATCGTGAACGACACCAAGAAGAAGCTGGCCGTCTGCATCACCTTCAAGGGCAACAACACCGGCGCCGAGCCGACCAAGCTGACGACGTTCACCGGCGCGACCGGCGGCGACGGGGTGAACTGCAAGTTCACCACCGCCAACGTGACCTACAAGTAG
- a CDS encoding HAD family hydrolase, with amino-acid sequence MFDLDGTLGDHDSSVETALKAWLPTVGMVADDEAIARWHAVAEKHLAAWRRREVDYAEQRRRRLRELGFPYGEEALDLIFAGYLVEYEKAYHAYDDVAEALALVAAKGLKTAVLTNGAATQQRGKLARMGLADLGPVWTPDDLGMAKPDPGAFRGAVARWGLRPGEVLSLGDRHDLDVLAARAAGLRAVHLDRLGIGPADEPHRIGSLRDLADYL; translated from the coding sequence TTGTTCGATCTGGACGGCACGCTCGGGGATCACGATTCGTCGGTCGAGACGGCGCTCAAGGCCTGGCTCCCGACGGTCGGGATGGTCGCCGACGACGAGGCGATCGCCCGCTGGCACGCGGTCGCCGAGAAGCATCTGGCCGCCTGGCGGCGGCGCGAGGTCGACTACGCCGAACAGCGCCGCCGACGATTGCGGGAGCTCGGTTTCCCGTACGGCGAAGAAGCTCTTGATCTGATCTTCGCCGGTTATCTCGTCGAGTATGAGAAGGCCTACCACGCCTACGACGACGTCGCCGAGGCGCTGGCCCTGGTCGCCGCGAAGGGTCTGAAGACCGCCGTGCTGACCAACGGCGCCGCGACGCAGCAGCGGGGAAAACTCGCCCGGATGGGCCTGGCCGATCTCGGGCCCGTGTGGACTCCCGACGATCTGGGGATGGCCAAGCCCGATCCGGGCGCGTTCCGCGGGGCAGTCGCCCGCTGGGGACTGAGGCCCGGGGAGGTCCTCAGTCTTGGGGACAGGCACGATCTGGACGTGCTGGCGGCTCGCGCCGCCGGGCTGCGGGCGGTTCACCTGGACCGGCTGGGGATCGGGCCGGCCGACGAACCGCACCGCATCGGCTCACTGCGGGACCTGGCCGACTACTTGTAG
- a CDS encoding GlxA family transcriptional regulator: MSQVVFVLTPQVHLLDLAGPAQVFSTAPGYTLHYVAESTSVPTWQGAVLHAELEWPELTPDDLVVVPGWRSGYGWFGAATLHRIAGHHAAGGTVASVCAGADALGRAGLLDGRRCTTHHDLQDTLARTFPKAGVVRDVLYVADDRVVTSAGIASGIDLALHLVALRHGPAVAARVAREMVVYARRNGDERQASAMLRHRAHLSDVVHRVQDRIDGSFAEPLLLGELAASAGVSERTLTRLFTAATGRTPLRYQQTLRVERAEYLIGHGSTIEAAARAVGFGDARMLRRLRARAG; encoded by the coding sequence GTGAGCCAGGTGGTCTTCGTGCTCACCCCACAGGTCCACCTGCTCGACCTGGCCGGTCCGGCCCAGGTCTTCTCCACCGCGCCCGGCTACACGCTGCACTACGTCGCGGAGAGCACGAGCGTCCCCACCTGGCAGGGCGCGGTGCTGCACGCCGAGCTGGAGTGGCCCGAGCTGACCCCGGACGACCTGGTCGTCGTCCCGGGGTGGCGCTCCGGTTACGGCTGGTTCGGCGCGGCGACGCTGCACCGGATCGCCGGGCATCACGCGGCCGGCGGCACGGTCGCCAGCGTCTGTGCCGGCGCCGACGCGCTCGGCCGGGCCGGCCTGCTCGACGGCCGCCGCTGCACCACCCACCACGATCTGCAGGACACCCTGGCGCGGACGTTCCCGAAGGCCGGCGTGGTCCGCGACGTCCTCTACGTCGCCGACGACCGGGTGGTCACCTCGGCCGGCATCGCCAGCGGCATCGACCTGGCGCTGCACCTGGTGGCGCTGCGGCACGGCCCGGCGGTGGCCGCCCGGGTGGCCCGGGAGATGGTCGTCTACGCCCGGCGCAACGGCGACGAGCGGCAGGCCAGCGCGATGCTGCGGCACCGCGCGCACCTGTCCGACGTGGTGCACCGGGTGCAGGACCGGATCGACGGGTCGTTCGCCGAGCCGCTGCTGCTGGGCGAGCTGGCCGCCAGCGCCGGCGTCAGCGAACGGACGCTGACCAGGCTGTTCACCGCCGCGACCGGGCGCACCCCGCTGCGCTACCAGCAGACGCTGCGGGTCGAGCGCGCGGAATATCTGATCGGCCACGGCTCGACGATCGAGGCCGCCGCCCGCGCGGTAGGTTTCGGCGACGCACGGATGCTGCGAAGACTACGAGCGAGGGCCGGTTGA
- a CDS encoding isochorismatase family protein produces the protein MTEALIVIDVQESFRARPLWSTLNNPDVIANVQRLVDHARNAGHQVIWVLHSEPGSGGTFDPANGFVRLVDELVPADGEPTLVKFVHNAFTTTDLQFRLTTAGVHKITVCGLRTEQCVETTARVGSDLGYEVTYVTDATATFPIPHWDAPADLTVAELLADPRTLASADIVTRTEYALAGRFATIKTTAEVEKG, from the coding sequence ATGACTGAAGCCCTGATTGTCATCGACGTGCAGGAATCGTTCCGGGCCCGCCCGCTCTGGTCCACCCTGAACAACCCGGACGTGATCGCGAACGTGCAGCGCCTGGTCGACCACGCCCGCAACGCCGGCCACCAGGTCATCTGGGTGCTGCACTCGGAGCCGGGCAGCGGCGGCACGTTCGACCCGGCCAACGGGTTCGTCCGCCTGGTCGACGAGCTGGTCCCGGCCGACGGCGAGCCCACCCTGGTCAAGTTCGTGCACAACGCGTTCACCACCACCGACCTGCAGTTCCGCCTCACCACCGCGGGCGTCCACAAGATCACCGTGTGCGGCCTGCGCACCGAGCAGTGCGTGGAGACCACCGCCCGGGTCGGCTCCGACCTGGGGTACGAGGTCACCTACGTCACCGACGCGACCGCGACGTTCCCGATCCCACACTGGGACGCCCCCGCGGACCTGACCGTGGCGGAGCTGCTGGCCGACCCGCGTACGCTGGCGTCCGCCGACATCGTGACCCGGACGGAGTACGCGCTGGCCGGCCGTTTCGCGACGATCAAGACCACCGCCGAGGTCGAGAAGGGGTGA
- a CDS encoding DUF6194 family protein, translating to MPTDLPTLDLLADRIRSLPDVFQLIAGPGTGAPELSWGDHFFFVGEERMRPFATIVVQNVPGFDERSALDRPGVFRLNVELGRAKFNELFGYGPEEFPTHQDGIDFAEADRWFPHPVYATQGWGSIVCPESDVTDLIAHAHRRSRSRAR from the coding sequence ATGCCTACCGATCTCCCGACCCTCGACCTCCTCGCCGACCGGATCCGGAGCCTGCCGGACGTGTTCCAGCTGATCGCCGGCCCGGGCACCGGCGCACCCGAGCTGAGCTGGGGCGACCATTTCTTCTTCGTCGGCGAGGAGCGGATGCGCCCGTTCGCCACGATCGTCGTCCAGAACGTGCCCGGCTTCGACGAACGCTCCGCCCTGGACCGCCCCGGTGTCTTCCGGCTCAACGTCGAGCTCGGCCGGGCAAAATTCAACGAGCTTTTCGGGTACGGCCCGGAGGAGTTCCCCACCCACCAGGACGGGATCGACTTCGCCGAGGCGGATCGCTGGTTCCCGCATCCGGTCTACGCCACCCAGGGCTGGGGCTCGATCGTCTGTCCCGAGTCGGACGTCACCGACCTGATCGCGCACGCCCACCGGCGTTCCCGCAGCCGGGCCCGGTGA
- a CDS encoding MerR family DNA-binding transcriptional regulator, producing MPKSQSTAFRPVDLARRHGLSAQAIRNYEQDGVIPPAQRTASGYRAYEERHMVAVSAFLALASAYGHGPAGVIMRAVLGGDLEVAFTTIDAGHAALIRDRETLAAVEATAGLLTQPPPAAALGLPAGAPTLELPAGGLTPQQPAGRGLPVGALAHRLGVTPATLRKWEEAGILVPARDRASQQRLYSADDVRDADLAHLLRRGGYGLAHIATVLRQVRSAGGADSLASSLAEWRTRLTGRGQAMLTAAARLAEFLAQA from the coding sequence ATGCCAAAGTCTCAAAGTACGGCGTTCCGGCCGGTGGATCTGGCGCGGCGGCACGGGCTTTCCGCGCAGGCTATTCGTAACTATGAGCAGGACGGGGTGATCCCGCCGGCTCAGCGCACCGCCAGCGGATATCGCGCCTACGAGGAACGGCACATGGTCGCGGTGAGTGCTTTTCTCGCGCTCGCCTCGGCGTATGGGCACGGGCCCGCTGGGGTGATCATGCGGGCGGTGCTCGGCGGTGATCTCGAGGTCGCCTTCACCACGATCGACGCCGGTCACGCCGCCCTGATCCGGGACCGCGAGACCCTGGCCGCGGTCGAGGCCACCGCCGGGCTGCTCACCCAGCCGCCGCCCGCCGCGGCCCTGGGGTTGCCGGCCGGCGCGCCCACCCTGGAGCTGCCGGCCGGCGGGCTCACCCCGCAGCAACCCGCAGGCCGGGGGTTGCCGGTCGGTGCGCTTGCTCACCGGCTCGGGGTTACCCCGGCCACGCTGCGCAAATGGGAGGAGGCCGGGATTCTCGTGCCGGCTCGGGACCGGGCCAGCCAGCAGCGGCTCTACTCCGCGGACGACGTCCGGGACGCCGACCTGGCGCATCTGCTGCGTCGTGGGGGCTACGGGCTGGCGCACATCGCGACGGTGCTGCGGCAGGTCCGTAGCGCGGGCGGGGCGGATTCGCTGGCGTCGTCGCTGGCCGAGTGGCGGACCCGGCTGACCGGGCGAGGGCAAGCGATGCTCACCGCCGCGGCCCGGCTCGCCGAATTCCTCGCCCAGGCATAA
- a CDS encoding sugar kinase has protein sequence MGIFVADGIGPIEHARAFTLAVGGAESNVAVGVARLGGSAAWLGRLGPDSTGSLITGRLRASGVRVWAVPDEAPTGLMIRYRRSAQFIHADYHRAGSAGSRLTPADLPLPAIESAGVLHVTGITPALSTTARATVFAAVEAARAAGVPVSFDVNYRGKLWSRFDATPVLRDLAALADVVFASPEEAALFVDAADPVDGLAALGPSEVILKDGAKGCVALIDGARYTLPALPVTAIDPVGAGDAFVAGYLADRLLGAVPEQRLRTAIAAGAFAVTVPGDCDGAPTRAELTALTGADIHR, from the coding sequence ATGGGGATCTTCGTCGCGGACGGGATCGGCCCGATCGAGCACGCCCGGGCCTTCACCCTCGCGGTCGGTGGCGCGGAGAGCAACGTCGCGGTCGGCGTCGCTCGCCTCGGCGGCTCCGCCGCCTGGCTCGGCCGGCTGGGTCCGGATTCCACCGGGTCGCTGATCACCGGGCGGTTGAGAGCTTCCGGGGTACGGGTGTGGGCCGTCCCCGACGAGGCCCCCACCGGCCTGATGATCCGTTACCGGCGATCCGCCCAGTTCATCCACGCCGACTACCACCGGGCGGGCAGCGCCGGATCCCGCCTGACCCCCGCCGACCTGCCGCTGCCGGCGATCGAGTCGGCCGGGGTCCTGCACGTCACCGGCATCACCCCGGCCCTGAGCACGACCGCCCGAGCCACCGTGTTCGCCGCCGTGGAGGCCGCCCGCGCGGCCGGGGTCCCGGTCTCGTTCGACGTGAACTACCGCGGCAAGCTCTGGTCCCGCTTCGACGCCACCCCGGTCCTGCGCGACCTGGCCGCGCTCGCCGACGTGGTCTTCGCGAGCCCGGAGGAGGCGGCCCTGTTCGTCGACGCCGCCGACCCGGTCGACGGGCTGGCCGCGCTCGGCCCGTCCGAGGTGATCCTGAAGGACGGCGCCAAGGGCTGCGTGGCGCTGATCGACGGCGCCCGCTACACCCTCCCGGCGCTCCCGGTCACCGCCATCGACCCGGTCGGCGCGGGTGACGCCTTCGTCGCGGGCTACCTGGCCGACCGCCTGCTCGGCGCCGTGCCGGAGCAGCGCCTGCGGACGGCGATCGCGGCGGGCGCCTTCGCGGTGACGGTCCCGGGGGACTGCGACGGGGCCCCCACCCGAGCCGAGCTCACCGCCCTCACCGGCGCCGACATCCACCGCTGA
- a CDS encoding bifunctional 4-hydroxy-2-oxoglutarate aldolase/2-dehydro-3-deoxy-phosphogluconate aldolase — translation MTDQPAPLDPVSAAVVDSGIVAILRAPSAGGFAAIADVLVDAGITALEVTLTSNGALEAIADLRRRLPAGTIIGAGTVLTPDDAEAAVAAGASFLVSPVLDTLAGQDVPCYPGAYTPTEVYAAYRAGAPLVKLFPAGGLTPAYLKDLRGPLPQVRILPTGGINLDDIGAWLGAGAAAVGLGGPLIGDAGTGGSLTALADRARRAVDAVATARS, via the coding sequence GTGACCGACCAACCCGCTCCGCTCGATCCCGTCTCCGCCGCCGTCGTCGACAGCGGCATCGTCGCCATCCTCCGGGCCCCGTCCGCGGGTGGGTTCGCCGCGATCGCCGACGTGCTGGTCGACGCCGGCATCACCGCCCTCGAGGTCACCCTCACGTCGAACGGCGCTCTGGAGGCCATCGCCGATCTGCGGCGCCGGCTGCCGGCGGGCACGATCATCGGCGCCGGCACCGTGCTCACCCCGGACGATGCCGAGGCGGCCGTGGCCGCGGGGGCGTCGTTCCTGGTCTCGCCGGTGCTGGACACCCTCGCCGGGCAGGACGTGCCGTGCTACCCGGGGGCCTACACGCCGACCGAGGTCTACGCCGCGTACCGGGCCGGGGCGCCGCTGGTGAAGCTCTTTCCGGCCGGGGGGCTGACACCGGCGTACCTCAAAGATCTTCGTGGTCCGTTGCCGCAGGTCCGGATCCTGCCGACCGGCGGGATCAACCTGGACGACATCGGGGCCTGGCTGGGCGCGGGGGCCGCGGCGGTCGGGCTGGGCGGCCCGCTGATCGGGGACGCGGGCACCGGCGGCAGCCTCACCGCGCTGGCCGACCGTGCCCGGCGAGCGGTCGACGCCGTCGCCACCGCCCGATCATGA